One Flavobacterium sp. 90 DNA segment encodes these proteins:
- a CDS encoding DoxX family protein — translation MKNITIPQAGLILRIVLGITMLSAVADRFGLWGAPGDPGVAWGNWDNFIAYTQTLNSFASKSVAGILGALATFFEILFGLFLIIGFKTRIVAFGTSGLMLLFALSMAISVSIKAPFDYSVLTSSAAALLLSTIERTSFAFDNKFRKI, via the coding sequence ATGAAAAATATAACAATACCACAAGCAGGTTTAATTCTAAGAATTGTTTTAGGAATCACAATGTTATCAGCCGTTGCAGATCGTTTTGGACTTTGGGGCGCGCCCGGAGATCCTGGTGTTGCCTGGGGAAACTGGGATAATTTTATTGCTTATACACAAACACTAAACTCTTTTGCCAGTAAATCTGTAGCCGGAATATTAGGTGCTTTGGCTACCTTTTTTGAGATTCTGTTTGGTTTATTCTTAATCATCGGTTTCAAAACCAGAATCGTAGCTTTTGGAACTTCCGGATTAATGTTGCTTTTTGCGCTTAGTATGGCGATTTCGGTTTCGATAAAAGCACCATTTGATTATTCAGTTTTAACAAGTTCTGCCGCGGCATTACTGCTTTCAACTATCGAAAGAACTTCTTTTGCTTTTGATAATAAATTTAGAAAAATATAA